The sequence below is a genomic window from Barrientosiimonas humi.
GGGTGACCGGTCGTGATCCGGGTCGCGCTGGTCGACGACCACCCGCTCGTACGCTCGGGTCTGTCGGCCCTCATCGACGGCGAGGACGACCTGCAGGTGGTGACCCAGGCCGACAGCCTGGAGACGGCGGTCGCCGCGCTGCGCGAGACCCCCGCCGAGTGGTGCTGATGGACCTCAACCTCGGCGACGGTCCGGGTGGCGCGGAGGCCACCGCCGCCGTGCTCGCGCTCGCCGAGCCGCCGGTCGTGGTGGTGCTGACGACGTACGAGACCGAGGCCGACGTCATCGCCGCGATGCAGGCGGGGGCGTCGGGCTATCTGCTCAAGGGCGCGACCGCGGAGGAGCTGTTCGCCGGCATCCGTGACGCCGCC
It includes:
- a CDS encoding response regulator transcription factor → MIRVALVDDHPLVRSGLSALIDGEDDLQVVTQADSLETAVAALRETPAEWC